From Xanthomonas sp. 10-10:
AACGAACCGAAAAGTGCCCTGGTTGTCGATGACGAGCGTGACATTCGCGAACTGCTTGTTCTCACCCTGGGCCGCATGGGCCTGCGCATCAGCACCGCCGCCAACCTGGCCGAAGCGCGCGAACTGCTGGCCAACAACCCCTACGACCTGTGCCTGACCGACATGCGCTTGCCTGACGGCAACGGCATCGAACTGGTCACCGAAATCGCCAAGCATTACCCGCAGACTCCGGTAGCGATGATCACCGCGTTCGGCAGCATGGACCTGGCGGTGGAAGCGCTGAAGGCCGGCGCCTTCGACTTCGTCAGCAAGCCGGTGGACATCGGCGTGCTGCGCGGCCTGGTCAAGCACGCGCTGGAATTGAACAACCGCGACCGCCCCGCCCCGCCCGCGCCGCCACCGGAGCAGGCCAGTCGCCTGTTGGGCGACTCCGGTGCAATGGAAGGCCTGCGCGCCACCATCGGCAAGGTCGCGCGCAGCCAGGCGCCGGTCTACATCGTCGGCGAATCGGGTGTGGGCAAGGAACTGGTCGCCCGCACCATCCATGAGCAAGGCGCCCGTGCGGCCGGCCCGTTCGTGCCGGTCAACTGCGGCGCCATTCCGGCCGAATTGATGGAAAGCGAATTCTTCGGCCACAAGAAAGGCAGCTTCACCGGCGCCCACGCCGACAAGCCCGGCCTGTTCCAGGCCGCGCATGGCGGCACGCTGTTCCTGGACGAAGTGGCCGAACTGCCACTGCAGATGCAGGTCAAGCTGCTGCGCGCGATCCAGGAGAAATCGGTGCGTCCGGTCGGCGCTTCCGGCGAAACGCTGGTGGACGTGCGCATCCTGTCGGCCACGCACAAGGACCTGGGCGACCTGGTCTCCGACGGCCGCTTCCGGCACGACCTGTACTACCGCATCAACGTGATCGAACTGCGCGTGCCGCCGTTGCGTGAGCGCAACGGCGACCTGCCGCAACTGGCCGCCGCCATCATCGCGCGCCTGGCGCGCAGCCACGGCCGGCCAATCCCGTTGCTGACCCAATCAGCACTGGACGCACTGAATACCTACGGATTTCCGGGCAACGTCCGCGAGCTGGAAAACATCCTCGAACGCGCCCTGGCCCTGGCAGAAGACGACCAGATCAGCGCCAGTGACCTGCGCCTGCCCGCCCACGGCGGCCACCGCCTCGCGGCCACCCCCGGCAGCGCCGCCATCGAACCGCGCGAAGCCGTGGTCGACATCGACCCCGCCTCGGCCGCCCTGCCCTCCTACATCGAGCAACTGGAACGCGCCGCGATCCAGAAGGCGCTGGAAGAAAATCGCTGGAACAAGACCAAGACCGCCGCGCAGCTGGGTATCACGTTTCGGGCGTTGCGTTACAAGCTCAAGAAGCTGGGGATGGAGTAGAGAAGCCGGGATTGGGGTTGGGATTGGGATTGGGATTGGGATTGGGATTGGGATTGGGGTTGGGGTTGGGGTTGAGAATGTGGGATCGTAAAAGCGCTGCAGTTTCGACTGCCTTAACTGCACCGACGCAGGGGCAGGTGAGAGCGCACGCGCTGATTACCTTCACGCCTGCCTGAGCTCAATGCCGATTCCCCATCCCAAGCGCAACCAAGGAAGTTTTCAACAACTCTTTGATGAGCTTCCGGTCAATACCGGAAGAATTTTTATAACGCGTAAGCGCTTGAGTTTCACCATGGACCAATGCCGCGACCAGGCGGCATCCCAAGTTGCCCGCTATATCCTGAGTTGTTCAGGGTTTCTCGACAGAACGTAGCGAGCAGCCGTCAGGTAGCCATGGACGGCGCGCACGCGGAATGCGCGCGTGCCAATGAGGAGTCCAAGCACCGGCCGCGTCCGCCCGGCGGCGGCGAGCCGCTTGTCAGTGGCTCCAAATCCTTTCGCATCCACGTCATAAACGTCCGAGGACGGATCAGCGCAGCACCCACCGCATCACAAGCGCCGACATCTGCCCTTCTCCCGCCTGCGGGAGAAGGTGCCCGAAGGGCGGATGAGGGCGCTCAGTCCTTGGTCACGCGATTGATCTCGGCCAGACTAGTCACTCCATGCGCGGCTTTGACCAACGCCGACTGACGTAAATCCCTGATGCCGATCTTCTGGGCGGCCTCAGCGATCTGCATCGCGTTGCCACCTTCCAGCACGATCGCACCGATCTCGTCGGTCATCGGCATCACCTGATAGATACCGGTACGGCCCTTGTAGCCTTCGGTGCATTCGTCGCAGCCCACCGCTTCATACAGCTCGATACCGGCAGCGATCTGCGCCGGCGTGAAGCCTTCGGCCAACAACGCATGCTCGGGCAACACCGCCTTGCGCTTGCAGTTGTTGCATAGGCGGCGCGCCAGACGCTGCGCGATCACCAGGGTCACCGACGAGGTGATGTTGTAGGGCGCGATGCCCATGTTCATCAAACGCGCGATGGTCTGTGGCGCATCGTTGGTATGCAGCGTCGACAGCACCATGTGACCGGTCTGCGCCGCCTTGATCGCAATCTCGGCCGTCTCCAGGTCGCGGATTTCGCCGACCATGATGATGTCCGGATCCTGGCGCAGGAACGAGCGCAGGGCCGCCGCAAAGGTCATGCCGCGTTTGTTGTTCTGCTGGACCTGGTTGACGCCGGGCAGGCGGATTTCCACCGGATCCTCGGCAGTTGAGATGTTGCGCGTCTCATCGTTCAGGATGCCCAGCGCCGTATACAACGACACCGTCTTGCCCGAACCGGTTGGCCCCGTCACCAGCACCATGCCGTAAGGTTTGTGGATCGCATCCAGGAACAGCTTCTGCTGATCCGCTTCGTAGCCCAGTTTCTCGATCCCCAGCTTGGCCGCACTGCCGTCCAGGATACGCAACACCACCTTCTCGCCGAACAGGGTCGGCAAGGTGCTCACACGGAAGTCGATCTGCTTGGTCTTGGACAGGTTGAGCTTGATGCGCCCGTCCTGCGGCACCCGCTTCTCGGCGATATCCAGCTGCGACATCACCTTCAGACGCGCGGCGATGCGCTGGCTCAGCTTCACCGGTGCCTTGGCCACGTTCTTCAACAGCCCGTCGATGCGCAAGCGCACCCGGTAATCGTCTTCGTATGGCTCGAAATGGATGTCGGAGGCTCCCCGCCGTATCGCATCCACCAGCACCTTATTGACGAACTTCACCACCGGCGTGTCGTCGCCTTTCGCATCGACCCCGGAATCCCCGCCGGCGCCCATGTCCTCGTCCCCGGACGAGACGTCCAGGTCTCCCATTTCTTCGTCATCGTCACCAAGTGACGCGCCAAAAGACGCATTACCTGCTTGCCACTGCTCCAAGGTTCGACGGATCTGATCCTCGTCAACCAGAATTGGCTCAACCACCAGGTTCGTATGGAACTTGATGTCATCCAGGGCCCTAGTCTGTGTCGGATTGCTCACCCCCACAAATAACCGGTTACCGCGCTTGAACAGGGGCAGCACTTGAAACTTCTGCAGCAATTCTTCGCTAACCAACTTGATTGCATTCTGATTAGGATCGAACGATGACACATCAAGTAGCGGCATCCCGAACTCCACCGAGTTGGCAGCTGCTAGTTGCGAAGCGGTCACCAGCTTCTTCTCCGAGAACCATTGCGGCAACGGGACCTTGGCAGTAGCGGCCTGATCCATCGCAGCACGCGCCGCGCCTTCATCCAGAGCACCGTCCTGCACAAGCCGCCGGGCAATGCCCGTGATGCCAACCAAGTTGGCGGTGACGACGCTATTCATAGATTCCTGCCCCTCATTTCATCATGCTCATGGTAGACCGGCATTGGCTGCAGCGGATGTTATGCCTGACCAGCCTGGCCTTGCGTGCCCATGGCCCCTGACTGACATCCTGGCTCAACCACCCGCGCAGGATCCGCACCTTAGATGTCACGTACATAGAGTGTCTGCATTTCATGATGCGTGAGCCAATCGCCCAGCCAGCGTTGATCGAGCGGAAAATAGCGTGACAGTTCCAACCTGAAACCTGTCTCGGTCAAAAGCTCTGGGCGCGAAAGAAACCCGTTATCGATGAAGGTCAAATGTGTGGGATCGCTGCGAAACCCCGCCTTGCCCGGCACGATCACCAGCAATCGTTGCACGCCCAAACGACGGGCAGCCCGGGCCAACTTGCCAAAAATCTCCGCTGGCGCCTCAAGATGCTCCAGGACATGACTGACCACCATCGATTCGAACCGAACCGAATCAGGGACGACGCGCAACTGCCAGTCGTCAGCCAATCCGTCATAGTGGTCTACCGCGAGCCCCCGGCTGCGGCAGTACGCAACAGTTGCAACGTTGTACTCCAGCCCCATGGACCCCTCGGGCAACCGTCCAAGCAACTCCCCCACACCGCAGCCGAAATCCAGCGTCGGGCCGCGCAACAACGATTGCGCACTGCGCAGATAGAGCTTGCGCACCAGTTTCCTGAGCGGCGCACGATCGGTCTGATAGCTGGTGTAGCGCTCATCGAAGTCAGCCACGCCGACCCTCACCCGGTTTTCTATTGACCAGCAGGTGCAGAGTCCGCGCAGGCACGGCAGCGATATCGTAGGCAAGGAAACCCAGGATGAGCTGGATCCCCACGATCACCTGCAGCGCTGCGAGCATCACGCTACCTGCAGAACTGAAATACCCCGTCTGCGCCGATTGCAGCCAGAAGAACACGCCGGTCGTCGCACCGGAGAACAGGAACAGCACGCCTGCAACCAACTCCAACGATGCCAGGGACAGGTCGCGCAGGAAATAGTTGTAGAAGATCCGCTTTCCGAAGTTGCGTAGATGTCGGATGGCGAAATCCAGGACGATCTTGCGCACACTCAGGTTACTGACTTCGTCGCCATACCGTGCATCCATCGGCACATCGACCACCACTGCCCGGATGGTATTCAAGCGAAACAGCATGTCGCTCTCGAAAAAATACCGGCGACTGATCTTGTCCAGCGGCATGCGCGCCACCACGCTCGCATGCACGGCCGTATAGCCATTGGTCGGATCGAAAATGTCCCAGTACCCGGAAGACAGCTTGGTCAGAAACGACAATGCGGCATTGCCGATAATCCGCATCTTTGGCATCCGACCGATCTGCGCCAGGTCGTAGAAACGGTTGCCCTTGGTGTAATCGGCCTCGCCTCGAACGATCGGCCCGATCAGCTCCGACAACGCATCCGGATCCATCTGACCGTCGCCGTCCATCTTCACGATGATCTCCATGCCATCGGCAACCGCGGCCCGATAGCCAGCGATCGTGGCCCCCCCGACGCCCAGGTTGGAGGGATTGCGACACACCACCACCCGTGGATCCGCGCACCGCTCCTCCACCCAGGTGCCGCTGGCGTCGGGGCAATGATCGTCGACCACATAGATGCGTTCGACCTGCGCGGGAATGGAAGCCAGCACATCGAGCACCTTGCTCCTGACCCGGTAGCAGGGAATGACAACCGCCAGGCGCACCTCGAACCTCGCCTCGTCGGTCCTGGGCCACGGATTGGTGGCGTGCTGCACTGCAGTCTGCATGGTCACCCCCCGGCGCTGTAGGAGAGACGATAGACGCGGGCCAACAACGCAGCAACCGTACGCGGCCAGAAGCGTTGAAACATCATCAGATCCTCGGCGGCTCGCATACCCGACAGCACCCCGTCGCTGGTAGTACTTGCGGCATGCACACGATGCAGCATGGATACCTTGCGCACACGCACGAACGCCCCTTGCTGATCGGCTGCGCGCGTCCACGCGTCCCAATCCAGGTTCAACCTAAGATCTTCCCGGAAAACGCCCCAGCCGGCGTCCTTGCGAACGGTCACCGACGGGCATGGCACCGCGCACCCGAACATCAACAGACGCCGCTTCGAAGCCCTTGAGCGAATCACGGATGTCCCCAGAAAACCCATCTCCTGCAAGATCCACTTGACCGCCAACATCGGCGTCATTATGCGCCGCTGCTCGCCCGCCAGTTCGCCGTAACCGGTCATGACCAACACGGCACCAGGCTCCTGCGCGATGGCCGCCTTGGTCTCGCCTGCGAAGTCGGGCAGATAGACATCGTCCTGATGCGCCAACGTGACCCAGCGTGCAGACGCGGTGCCCAGCGCCAGATTCCAGTCGTGACCGATGCCCCGCGGCGCATCGGCATGCACCACCAACCTGGCGCCATAGCGCGCCGCCAGTCCCGCGATTTGCGGGCTGGGGGTGGACGTGCTGATCAAGATCGGAGATGGCGACGACTGCGCTGCCAACGAGCGCAGACACGCGTCCAGATAAGGCGAATCGCCGTATGCGGGCACTACGAACGCATGGTCGACCGTGCCAGGCATCGCCTTAGCCTGCCTGCGCGGTAAGCGAGACCAGCGCAACCCCGGTGGAGATCAGCACCAACCCAACCCATTGCCACGGCGTCAATCGCTCCCCGTAGAGCAACCAGCTGAGCAGAGCCAGCAGGAGATAGAAGAAGGCGCCGGAAATCGCAAACGCAACACCCAGCTTGACATGGCGAACCACCAGCATCCAGACCAGAAACCCGATGCCCTGCACCGCCACCGCAGTGATCACACTGGGCGACAGCACCGCCGCCAAAAACCAGTCGCGTCCCGTGGGCGCTGGCGTCCGCGCAGCGATTTGGGTCAACCCATGCTTTACCAGCAGCTGGCTTCCGATAGTCGAACACGTCACGAAAAAAATTAGAGGTATTTCACGTATCATCACATTGCCGCGTTCGGGATGGGGCCTGACCGCGCATCGAATGCCTGCGTGTCGTCGAGAACAGCATAAGTGCTGCGAACCGACCGCACCACTTGCGCAAACGGGCCGGAAAGAGTGACAAATTTGGTCACCCTCTGACCCATTTGGTCGCCGCGCAGAGCTGCAGCTCCGGTCGAGTCCGCCTGAGCGCTTGTTAAACGGTAAGCTGCTGGAGTTGGCACGTCCTTTGCTTTGAACAACACGTGGTGGTCACGCACAGCCACGGCCCGATCCCTGCCAATCAGGGCAACGGTCACCGAAGTGCTCTATCCAGTCCCAATCCAATCCAAGCCAAGGCCGAATCAATGAAAAAGAATATGCAGCAGGGCTTCACCCTGATCGAACTGATGATCGTGATCGCCATCATCGCCATCCTGGCCGCCATCGCGCTGCCGGCCTATTCCGACTACACCAAGAAGGCCAAGGTCTCGGAAGTCGTTCTTGCTGCTTCGGCGGGTCGCACCACCATCTCTGAGTATGTAGCCGCCAACAATGGCTCCTGCCCGACGTCTAGCGTTATTGACACCCAGTCGTCTGCCTATGTGAATGGCCTCAGCAACAGCGGATGTGTCATTACTGCTGTCAGCCGCGTCACAGGCGCTACTGGCAATATCGTTCTGACCGGCACCGTTAACTCCACCACTTACCAGGTTGACTGGGTCTGCGGCGGTACTGTTGACACCAAGTTCCGTCCGGGTTCCTGCCAGGGCACCAAGCAGTAATCTACTCTGCTCAAAAATAAAAAACCCCGGGCTCCCGGGGTTTTTTTTTAACAATTAAACGGACAGAAAATGCGGCCCTTATCATCCAAGCCCTCGCCAACGAGCCTGCTTGTCATTGCGACGGTAATTTGCATCGTCCTTTACTGGCCCGGGCTTGACGGCCCATTTTTAATGGATGATGAGCAGCATCTTGCTTTAGTTCAGTCTTGGCATAACGGAGCAATCGGCTTTTGGGACATGGCTGCCGGCAACGGCAATTGGATTTTGCATAGATCACTAGCCATGATGACGCTAGCCATCAACGTAGTCATAGGGGGAGAAACAAGCTTTTCTCTGAAGACCGGGAATCTAGTACTGCATCTGATCTGCGGATGGGTTGCCTATGCCACCTTCCGCCGAATGCTTGCGCTGGATAAAAATCTGAGCAAGCACTCATCATTGATTTCCGCGTTGATTTGCTCCATCTGGCTGCTTCACCCACTAAACGTGAGCACAGTACTTTACGTTGTGCAACGCATGAGTCAGATCGCTACAATTTTCCCACTTCTTGGTGTATGGCTTTATATTACGACCCGACAAAAGATGCTTAAAAAAAGCATTGCACCGGTCACAGCATTTTCACTCCTTTTCCTCGGGCTTCCAGCACTTACCCTCCTGGGAATCCAGGGAAAGCAAAGCGCCATAGTCCTTGTAGGACTTTGCCTAGTAGTTGAGCTAGGGTGGCTTAAACAACCAAGGGAGTGGGATGGCTTACTAAAAATATTTTACACAACTTTCGTAGCCCTGCCGATAATTATTCTTCCAGCACTTGTGTACTGGCAATGGAATACCCTCCAATCAGCCATGCTTGAATGGGGCATGACACCAATCGAGCGCCTAATCAGCGAACCCCGCGCAATATGTCATTATATTCGAATGCTCATAATGCCGTACTCACCAGCAATGGGCATCTATACAGACGATTTCGCTATATCTCATAGCCTTTCAAGTCCAGCGACTACTACTCCCGCGATAATAGGGCTACTTGCGGTCAGCGCTGCAGCTATATCCTGCCGAAAACGGCTCCCAGGTTTTTTTGTTGGCTGGTTTTGGTTCTTGGTCGCACATTCGGTAGAGGCCAGCATTGTTCCAATCGAGCTTTATTATGAACATCGCAACTATTTGCCTCAGCTTGGGCTTTGGTTAATGCTTATCGACCTAATTGCCGCCGCACTTCGCAAGCTTAGCCAATACGGAACCCGATCAAACGCGATCGGCTGGACGTTTGCATTAGGTTTTATTGGCGTAATTTGCGCACAAACCTGGTCGAGAGCATTGGTTTGGCAAACTCAATTAGGCATCAGCCTGGCTGCAATTGATAGCCACCCCAATTCCGCAAGGGCCCATATTGCCTTCGGCTTTGCAGCCATGCAAAGCGGGCTCGTCGGAGACACGTATAATGCTTTCCAGCGCCTAGCCTCCAATTCCGACCCAAGAATTTCCGGCATCGGTAAAATTGAATTAACCATACTAAACTGTCACCTCCACAAGGACAGTGATCCATCCTTATTGGAGGCCGCAGCACAGAATTCCCCACGCTTTATAAATCCCGTCCTGCCATATGCGATATCAAATTTACTTGAAATCCGCGAACGAGACGGTTGTGGCCGGATTACACCAGCCCTGCTCGCCAATACTATTGTGAGCATTTTGAATCAGGCAACAGACCACAGAGAAGCATCGCAATCAAAATGGACGCTTCGATACAATGCTGCACTTGCCTATTATCAAGCTGGCGATTGGCAGCACGCGCTTGAACAGACTCGTCTGGCTTGGCCGAATAGTCCAGACCCTACGATTGCCTTACTGCATGTTAGGTTACTACTCAAGGCCGGAGACATTGAAGGTGCCAAGAAGACTTTTTGGGACCTAATGCGTCGCGCCGGTTATACTGAAATCAAACAACTGCCCACAGCAACCCGCGGCACAGCACTGCGCGCGGTCCTCAAAGAAATAAATGAGTACGCCGCTCATAATTCAGTAGCCGGGCTGGACGAATCAGGCACTAGTCTCGCGCAGTGATACTCAACCCTCTGAGCATCACGTCCAGAGGGTTGCTAGACTTGACTGAAGCGTGCTACTTGCGACGCGAACGGCTATCATCACAGCACTAGGCTGGCATGGGGTGCCGGCGGGGGAGATAGGCCTTGGCTGCGATCACTACGGCGAAAAAACCGCCGACCACGACGAACCGTATGAATCAGATGGCAACCTTTGTCTGGGAGGGGACAGACAAGCGCGGCGTCAAGATGAAGGGGGATGAGCTCGCCCGCAATGCCAACATGCTGCGTGCCGAACTTCGGCGGCGCGGCATCACGCCGACTGTGGTCAAGACCAAGCCCAAGCCGCTGTTCGGCGCCGCCGGCAAGCCTATCAAGCCCAAGGACATCGCGTTCTTCAGTCGGCAGATGGCGACCATGATGAAATCGGGCGTGCCGATTGTGGGATCGCTCGAAATCATCGGCGAGGGCGCCAAGAACCCGCGCATGAAGAAGATGGTCGGCGAAATCCGCACCGACATCGAGGGCGGCCTGTCGCTCAACGAGGCCATCAGCAAGCATCCGGTGCAATTCGACGAGCTGTACCGCAACCTGGTCAAAGCGGGCGAAAGTGCCGGCGTTCTCGATACTGTGCTGGAAACGGTGGCGACATATAAGGAAAACATCGAAGCCCTGAAGGGCAAGATCAAGAAGGCGCTGTTCTATCCGGCGATGGTGATGGCCGTTGCGCTGATCGTCAGTTCCATCCTACTCATCTGGGTTGTACCGCA
This genomic window contains:
- a CDS encoding sigma-54 dependent transcriptional regulator; translated protein: MNEPKSALVVDDERDIRELLVLTLGRMGLRISTAANLAEARELLANNPYDLCLTDMRLPDGNGIELVTEIAKHYPQTPVAMITAFGSMDLAVEALKAGAFDFVSKPVDIGVLRGLVKHALELNNRDRPAPPAPPPEQASRLLGDSGAMEGLRATIGKVARSQAPVYIVGESGVGKELVARTIHEQGARAAGPFVPVNCGAIPAELMESEFFGHKKGSFTGAHADKPGLFQAAHGGTLFLDEVAELPLQMQVKLLRAIQEKSVRPVGASGETLVDVRILSATHKDLGDLVSDGRFRHDLYYRINVIELRVPPLRERNGDLPQLAAAIIARLARSHGRPIPLLTQSALDALNTYGFPGNVRELENILERALALAEDDQISASDLRLPAHGGHRLAATPGSAAIEPREAVVDIDPASAALPSYIEQLERAAIQKALEENRWNKTKTAAQLGITFRALRYKLKKLGME
- the pilB gene encoding type IV-A pilus assembly ATPase PilB codes for the protein MNSVVTANLVGITGIARRLVQDGALDEGAARAAMDQAATAKVPLPQWFSEKKLVTASQLAAANSVEFGMPLLDVSSFDPNQNAIKLVSEELLQKFQVLPLFKRGNRLFVGVSNPTQTRALDDIKFHTNLVVEPILVDEDQIRRTLEQWQAGNASFGASLGDDDEEMGDLDVSSGDEDMGAGGDSGVDAKGDDTPVVKFVNKVLVDAIRRGASDIHFEPYEDDYRVRLRIDGLLKNVAKAPVKLSQRIAARLKVMSQLDIAEKRVPQDGRIKLNLSKTKQIDFRVSTLPTLFGEKVVLRILDGSAAKLGIEKLGYEADQQKLFLDAIHKPYGMVLVTGPTGSGKTVSLYTALGILNDETRNISTAEDPVEIRLPGVNQVQQNNKRGMTFAAALRSFLRQDPDIIMVGEIRDLETAEIAIKAAQTGHMVLSTLHTNDAPQTIARLMNMGIAPYNITSSVTLVIAQRLARRLCNNCKRKAVLPEHALLAEGFTPAQIAAGIELYEAVGCDECTEGYKGRTGIYQVMPMTDEIGAIVLEGGNAMQIAEAAQKIGIRDLRQSALVKAAHGVTSLAEINRVTKD
- a CDS encoding methionine biosynthesis protein MetW — translated: MADFDERYTSYQTDRAPLRKLVRKLYLRSAQSLLRGPTLDFGCGVGELLGRLPEGSMGLEYNVATVAYCRSRGLAVDHYDGLADDWQLRVVPDSVRFESMVVSHVLEHLEAPAEIFGKLARAARRLGVQRLLVIVPGKAGFRSDPTHLTFIDNGFLSRPELLTETGFRLELSRYFPLDQRWLGDWLTHHEMQTLYVRDI
- a CDS encoding glycosyltransferase family 2 protein; amino-acid sequence: MQTAVQHATNPWPRTDEARFEVRLAVVIPCYRVRSKVLDVLASIPAQVERIYVVDDHCPDASGTWVEERCADPRVVVCRNPSNLGVGGATIAGYRAAVADGMEIIVKMDGDGQMDPDALSELIGPIVRGEADYTKGNRFYDLAQIGRMPKMRIIGNAALSFLTKLSSGYWDIFDPTNGYTAVHASVVARMPLDKISRRYFFESDMLFRLNTIRAVVVDVPMDARYGDEVSNLSVRKIVLDFAIRHLRNFGKRIFYNYFLRDLSLASLELVAGVLFLFSGATTGVFFWLQSAQTGYFSSAGSVMLAALQVIVGIQLILGFLAYDIAAVPARTLHLLVNRKPGEGRRG
- a CDS encoding glycosyltransferase; this encodes MPGTVDHAFVVPAYGDSPYLDACLRSLAAQSSPSPILISTSTPSPQIAGLAARYGARLVVHADAPRGIGHDWNLALGTASARWVTLAHQDDVYLPDFAGETKAAIAQEPGAVLVMTGYGELAGEQRRIMTPMLAVKWILQEMGFLGTSVIRSRASKRRLLMFGCAVPCPSVTVRKDAGWGVFREDLRLNLDWDAWTRAADQQGAFVRVRKVSMLHRVHAASTTSDGVLSGMRAAEDLMMFQRFWPRTVAALLARVYRLSYSAGG
- a CDS encoding SMR family transporter, giving the protein MTQIAARTPAPTGRDWFLAAVLSPSVITAVAVQGIGFLVWMLVVRHVKLGVAFAISGAFFYLLLALLSWLLYGERLTPWQWVGLVLISTGVALVSLTAQAG
- a CDS encoding pilin translates to MKKNMQQGFTLIELMIVIAIIAILAAIALPAYSDYTKKAKVSEVVLAASAGRTTISEYVAANNGSCPTSSVIDTQSSAYVNGLSNSGCVITAVSRVTGATGNIVLTGTVNSTTYQVDWVCGGTVDTKFRPGSCQGTKQ